In Acidobacteriota bacterium, the DNA window CGCCGACGGTGTTGACGACGAGATTGCCTAGGGTGCGGATGCGCTTGGCTCGTTCGGCGGCGCCCGCGAGCGAGCCCTCGGTGACCTCGCGTTCAACGCGGTCCACGATCGTGCGCACCAGCTTCGTGAGCAGCCACGCGACCATCAGGATCAGCACGACGCGCAGGCCCGACGTCGTCGCCCACCGGGCGAGCTGTTCGGCTTCGAGGCCCACGCGGGCGTCGTAGCCCGCCAGCTCCAGCGCCGGCGCCACGAGCACCAGCATCGTCAGCGCGAAGATGCCGCGACGAATGAGCCGGATGGGGCGCTTGACGATCGGGCTCTTGAAGTCGGGTGCCGGCTCGTCTCCGCGTGAAACGACCCTGACCAGGAGGAACCGCGCGCCTCGCGCGACCGCCTCGGCGACCAGGTACGCGAGCAGAATGGCGATGGAGAACGACATCGCGGGCGCCGTCCACCACGGGTAACTGGCGAAGATCTCCTTCAACATGCGTTTCGGGTCCTTTTCGTTCGCGCCTCGGGTGTTTTCCCGAGGCGACTCGGGAATCGTCCCCTGAAAAGTGAGGGTTTCGCCCGATTTACGGCCATCGGCCCGGGGCGTAGTCTATTGATGTCGGGCGCGGAACGAAGCCCGGCACCGGAAACGATACAGGAGGTCATCATGTCACGGCATACAGGCGGCGAAAAGGTCAACGCGGGCTTCTACCTGAACATGGAGAGCTGGGAAGTCTCGGTGCTGTCGGGGCAGGGCGGCCTGCTCGCGGGTGACCAGTCGGCGCGCTACCTGCGCATCCCGGCACTGGCGCTGCTCGTGTTCATCCCGCTGATGGGCGCGGCCTTCGCGATGTTCCTGCCGTTCATCGGGATCGCCCTCGTCCTCCAGTTCCTCTCGACGAAGGTGGTCGATGCCGGGCGCGAGGCGTTCCGGTGGCTGGCCGCGGCGGTCACGCCGGCGTGGCGCCCGGGCGAAGCGCACTTCACGGGGTCACCGAAGTCCGAGAAGAAGAAGTCGGACGAGGCCGACCAGGCCGTGGAAGCGCGGCTCAAGGCGCTCGAGGACGAGATCGACGGCAAAGAGAAGTAGGACGGACTACCGTCGGGCCGCAGCCTGGGAACGGTCGTCGCGGCGGGGCTTCAGCCCCGCCGCTCGTCGTGTACGCGAGGCGGGTTCGTCACCCGACGACGTCGAGCTTGGTGCCGACGAGCGGACGGTCGTCGGGGTCGAGGGCGGCGTCGGCAGTGGGGGCCTGCGTGGTCGGCGCCGGCCGGGGGGGCGGTGGGCGTCGGCGCTGGGGCGGGGGACGATCGCCGCCGCGGCGCGCGGCCTCGATCCGATCGAAACGATTCAGCTCGAACGGCCGGTCACGAAACGCCGCGATGCCCTCGATGGGCGGACTGATGCGATCGTTGGCCATCGCCGCCTCCTGACCCGGTTATCGGCAGGTCGGCGGCGAAGGTTGAGCGCCGTGTGTCGAAAACGCGCAGGGCGTCAGCTCTTCACGCCGTACGACGCCTTCACCTCCTTCAACCACACCATCGTCTGGATGCAGACGCGCGAAAATCCAGCGAAATCGAGGCCAAGGCGCCGGTGCGTCTTGTCGTCCACGCGGATGTCCATCCCTTCGGCGCCAAGGCCCGTGCCGATGGCCTTCGCGGCGAGGTTGGCCACCATGACCGCATCGAGGGTGGGCGAGGGCTCGACGACGGGCACCTGGTGGTGGCGCTCGATGGCCACCTGGATGTCGTCGGGGAAGCCCCAGCGACGGGCCATCTCGCCGCCGACCTCGGCGTGGTCGGTGTCGAAGAGGTCGCGTTCGGCCTCGACGAAGCTGATCCCGCGCTCGTCGCGCCGCTTCAGGATGCTCGACACGTCGGCCTTCAGGTAGCGCACCATCACGAGCTTGCCGATGTCGTGCACCAGCGCGGCAATCGACGCCGACTCGGGAACGCCGGCCTTCGGCACCTCGCGCTGCAGCGCCTTCACCGCGAGCGAGGCCGCGGCCGAGTGCAGCCACAGATCGTCTTCGGCGAGATCGTAGAGCGGGGCCGCTACCTTGAGGCGGCGCAGGTGGTCGCCGAGGGCGATGTCGAGGATCTTCGTCACGCCGAGGCGGACGACCGCGTCGCGAAGCGTGGTGATCTGGGTCCAGCCGCCGTACGCCGCGGAGTTGGCCAGGCGAAGCACGGTCGAGGCCACGGCCGGGTCGTACTGGACGAACTCGGCAATCTGCGCGGGGCCGACTTCTTCGTCTTCGAGCACCTTGAGCAGGCGTTGGACGGTGATGGGCAGTGGGTCGAGGCGGTCGATGCCCTGGAGCAGTCCCTGCGGGATGGCCATGGACGAGCAGTATACGACGGGGTTCGATCGGGCCGCTTCTCGGGACGAGTTCTCGCGGCCTTGACGTTTCACCCCTGAGGCTGGTGGCCGACCGTCGGCGTGTGTCCTGGTGTTATTATTGGTCTAGGTTGGTCAAATGCCGAAGACGGTGAAGACGGTGAATCTGTACGAGGCCAAGACGCACCTGTCCGAGTTGGTCGAGCGGGCCGCGCGGGGCGAAGAGGTCGTGATCGCGAAAGCCGGCCAGCCGAAGGCCCGGCTCGTGCCGCTCGCGCACCCTCAGCGCGCGCGGAAGCCCGGCGCCTGGAAGGGCCGCGTCGTGATCGCCGCCGATTTCGACGCGCCTCTTCCCGCCGATGTGCTGGCGGCCTTCGAAGGGGGCTCATGAGGCTGCTGCTCGACACGCACGTGTTCCTGTGGTGGTGCGCCGACGACCGCCGGTTGGGCGAGACCGAACGCGAGGCGATTCGTGACGGCGCCAACGACGTGTTCCTGAGCACGGCGTCGGTGTGGGAGATGGCCATCAAGCAGTCGCTCGGCCGGCTGCAGGTGCCAGAGCCGGCGTCCGCGGCTGTGGCACGGCTGGGTGTCGGCCGCTTGTCGGTCACCTTCGAGCACGCCGAAGCGACTGTCCGGCTGCCTCCGGTGCATCGAGATCCGTTCGACCGCCTCCTGGTGGCGCAGGCGAAGATGGAAGGCTTGACGCTCGTCACGACCGACCCCCTGGTGCGGGCGTACCCGGGGGTCGCGTTCCTGCCGGCCTGAGGGAGTCTGCGTTCGGCGGGGATCCGAATCCTCAGGTCAGCGTCCGAAGCAGACGCCGGCGCAGCGCGTCGACCGCCGGATGGTCGCGGGGGACGAAGCGCTGGCGCTCGAGGAACTCTTCGACCGCCGGAGGTCCGGGTGCGTCGAGCTGCAGCTCTGCGCGTGCGAGCAGGGCCCGCAGCGTGCGCGGGTCGCCGGCCACGAGGTGCGCGAGCAGATGGCCGCGCCCGGCCCGCGCCCGCAGGAGCGCGCGAAGCACGCGCGTCAGGTCGCGGGCGTGTCTGGCCCTGACGTCCGCGTCGTTGCACCAGTCGCGCAGAGTTGATTCGTTGGTGCCAATCGCCCGCGCCCACTCGCGCATGGTTCGCGGATCGCTGGGCGCCTGGCAGGCGCGCACGACGGCATCGGCCCACCGTTCGGCGCCCGACGCGGGCCGAGCGACGGCCCGCGGACTGCCGAGGTCGACATCGTGCCGCGAGGCCCCCGAAGCCGTTGGCGCGATGTCACCTGGCGAGACCCGTCCCTGACGCAACAGCGATTCGACCTTGGCGGTGAGCTCTTCGATGTCGACCAGCTTGTCGACGACGTCGGCCGCGCCGAGTCGCATGGCCTCGACGGTGACGGGCGTGGTGAGGAACGCGCTCAGCAGGATGAACGGCACCCGGATGCCGTCTGCCTGCATCCGCCGCACGACCTCGGTGCCGTTGATGTCGGGCATGGCGAGGTCGACGATCATGAGATCGAACGGCTGCGCCCGCACCGCGTCGAGCGCGTCGCGTCCGTCGTGCGCGGTGACCACGTCGATGTCCATCGCGTGAAGCGCGATCTCGAGCGTCTCGCGCATGCCTTCGTCGTCGTCGACGACGAGGACACGCGGCCGGGCGCGACCCTTTGACGGAGGCGCACGGTGCGATGGGCCGTGCTGAGGTGGCGGTGGACTCGGTGGTGTGTCGTCGGCGCACACGCGACCGCATGCGCCCGCCTCTTGCAGGTCGAGTGACATCGGCTCCCCCCAAGCCTTTATCCCCGTGGTGACGTCGCCGGCCTCGCGATCGACCGTCTGCATGATACCGCACGTGTTCGCTCGTCGTCGCGCGAATCGCGGATCCCGGAAATTCCAGGATCGAGATCGCTCTCCAAAGTCATTCGTCGGTCCTTCGTTCACTTCTCGTTGATACGCGGGCGCGCGTGTTGTACTCTGCCGCCACGTGCACTTGGTGTGTGCGATGGCCACGCCAGAGTGCGTCAGTCCGCAGCACCTCTCGCCTGCTTCGCGCTCTCGCGCCCCCGCGGAGGAACTCTCCGTGTCCGACCGACGCTTCGCTGCGATCACATCGACCTCTACCGATGGCGGGCAAGGACGACGTTTACGATGGGCGTCCGCGATCGTGGCCGTCGTGGGCGCAGCCGGCCTGTTGCTGCACGCACAGGGCAGCGTGACCGTCAGTCCGACGACGTGGGAAGTGGGCGAAGAGGGCGGCATACAGGTCATCTCGGTCGGCGCACCGGATGGCGTGGAGTGGACGGCCACCAGCGATGCGGCGTGGCTGACGATGCCCGTCGGCGGCGCGATCGTGTCGGAGTTCGCTGGCTCGACGCAGGGCTTTGCCGACGGCTCACTGTTCAGCGCGAAGTTCTCGTTTCCTTCCGGCATCGCGCTCGACGGGCACGGTTCGACGTACGTGGCCGACGCCGGCAACCATCGAATCCGCCTGATTACGCCGGTCGGCGAGGTGACGACGCTGGCGGGTTCGTCGATCCCAGGCGACGCTGACGGTGCAGGAGACGCCGCCCGCTTCAGCCACCCATCGGATGTCGCGATTGGTCCGGAGGGCGACGTGTACGTCGCCGACCGCTACAGCCACCGCATCAGAAGGGTCACGCCCGAAGGTCTCGTGACGACGTTGGCGGGCTCCACGCCGGGCCATGCCGACGGTGTAGGTCCGGCCGCGCAGTTCTTCCATCCCTCTGGGGTGGTGGTGGACGGCACCGGAGTGGTCTACGTGGCCGACACGTACAATCACCGCGTCCGGAAGATCACGCCCGCCGGCGTGGTGACGACCCTCGCGGGGTCGAGTCCAGGCATCGCCGACGGCACCGGCGGGGACGCGCAGTTCGCCGACCCGACGAAGGTCGCCCTCGACGTCAACGGGGACCTGCTCGTCACCGACGCGTATTTCGGACGCCTTCGCCGCGTCACGCCCGGGGGCGTGGTGACCACGGTCGCCGGGTCGTTTCCTGGCGACGCCGACGGGCCCGCCGCGAGCGCGCTCTTCCGGGCCCCCACGGGGCTCGCCTTCGACGCGACCGGCCGCCTCCACGTCGCTGACACGCTCAATCACAAGGTGAAGCAACTCGCCGACGGCGGCGTTGTGAGCACGGTGGCGGGATCCATCCAGGGAGACGAGGGAGGCCTCGGGTCTACCGCGAGGTTCGACCATCCGGTCGGCCTCGCGTTCGACGCGCACGGCGCCCTCTACGTGACCGCCAACCACCGCATCCGAAAGGTGAGTGCGCTTCAGGGTTGGCAGACAACGGGCGTCGGCTCGAGCACGCTCGTGCTCACCGCCACCCGACAGATCTCGGTGTCGCCACGAACCGCCGTCGTGAGCGTCGGCGGCCAGACCGTCACGGTGACACAGGGCGGCGGCACGCCGCAGTTCTCGTTGGCTCCCAGCGCCTGGAGCCCGAGCGGTGTCCGTGGCGCGACGACGGCGACGCTCACCTCGTCGCTCGTCGACGCGCCGTGGAGTGCCTCGAGCAGCGACGAGTGGCTCACCGTCGACCCGATGGCCGGCGTGGGCAGCGCGACGCTAACGCTGACGGCCGCGCCGAACCCGTCGACCGACCCGCGCAGCGCAACGCTCTCGGTCGCAGGCGAGATGGTAAGTGTCACGCAGCGGGGCCTTGCGGAGTTCGAGGTTGCACCGACGACGTGGCAGGTCGGCTACGGTGGCGGAACCCAACTCGTCCTCGTCACGGCCTCCGACCCCGATGGCGTGTGGACAGCCGAGAGCCACGTCCCCTGGCTCTCGGTCCCGCGTGAACGCGTGAGCGTGACCACGCTGGCGGGTTCGCCGCAGACCGGGCTGGCCGACGGCACCGGCCCGGCGGCTCTGTTCAGGCATCCTCAGGGGCTGGCCGTCGATGCCGCAGGCACTCTCTACGTCGCCGACACTTCGAACCTCCGCCTTCGCAGGGTCACACCGGACGGCGTGGTGACCACGCTGGTGGGCAGCGTTCCGGAGGGCGAGGACGGGCCACCGCCCGACCTGTTGGTCGACGTTCCTGTCGACCTAGTGCTGGACGGTGCGGGCAACCTCATCGTCGTCGAGGCGAATCTCCTCAGCAAGGTCGCCCCTGACGGCACCATCTCGACGCTGGCTGGTTCGTTCTACGGCTATGCGGACGGCGCAGGTACCGAGGCCCGATTCGCGGCGCCCGGGGGTATCGCCATCGATGGGGCGGGCAACCTGTACGTGGCCGATCGCGGCAACCATCGGATCCGGAAGGTGACACCAGCCGGGGTGGTCACGACCCTCGCGGGGTCGGGGCAAGGAAGCGCCGACGGGCCGGCGACGCAGGCGCAGTTCCATCGTCCGACCGGTGTGGCGGTTGACGCCTCGGGCGTCGTGTACGTGACTGACTACGATGCCGGCCGCATTCGCCGGATTGCACCGGATGGCTACGTCACGACGCTGGCGGGATCGACCTCGGGATACGCCGACGGCGTTGGAGCGGCCGCGCAGTTCCACGGACCCGCCGGTCTCGCGATTGACGCGGCCGGCTCCCTCTACGTGGCGGACCGGTTGAATTCTCGTATCAGGAAGGTCACGCCAGCGGGTGAGGTCACGACGGTCTCGGGCTCGGAGCACGGTTATGCCGACGGGTTCGGCCTCAACGCGCGATTTTCTGGCCCGGTGGGCATTGCGGTCGACTCGGCCGGCCGCATCTACGTCACCGACCAGGGGGCACTCATCCGCGAAGTGTGGCGGTACGAAGCGTCCGTCGCCGGCGGCACCGGAAGTGACGGCATTCGCGTCACGGCGGCGCCGCAGGTCTCCGTCCATCCACGCCAGGGCACGGTCACGATCGGAGGCCAGTCGTTCACGGTCACCCAGGCGGGTGGGCCGATCACGTTCACACTCGACCAGACGGCGTGGGCACCGGTCGCGTCTGCGAGCACGACGTCTGTCGCGCTCGCGGCGTCGTACGCCGACGCGCCGTGGACG includes these proteins:
- a CDS encoding HDOD domain-containing protein is translated as MAIPQGLLQGIDRLDPLPITVQRLLKVLEDEEVGPAQIAEFVQYDPAVASTVLRLANSAAYGGWTQITTLRDAVVRLGVTKILDIALGDHLRRLKVAAPLYDLAEDDLWLHSAAASLAVKALQREVPKAGVPESASIAALVHDIGKLVMVRYLKADVSSILKRRDERGISFVEAERDLFDTDHAEVGGEMARRWGFPDDIQVAIERHHQVPVVEPSPTLDAVMVANLAAKAIGTGLGAEGMDIRVDDKTHRRLGLDFAGFSRVCIQTMVWLKEVKASYGVKS
- a CDS encoding type II toxin-antitoxin system Phd/YefM family antitoxin; the protein is MKTVNLYEAKTHLSELVERAARGEEVVIAKAGQPKARLVPLAHPQRARKPGAWKGRVVIAADFDAPLPADVLAAFEGGS
- a CDS encoding type II toxin-antitoxin system VapC family toxin: MRLLLDTHVFLWWCADDRRLGETEREAIRDGANDVFLSTASVWEMAIKQSLGRLQVPEPASAAVARLGVGRLSVTFEHAEATVRLPPVHRDPFDRLLVAQAKMEGLTLVTTDPLVRAYPGVAFLPA
- a CDS encoding response regulator, which codes for MRETLEIALHAMDIDVVTAHDGRDALDAVRAQPFDLMIVDLAMPDINGTEVVRRMQADGIRVPFILLSAFLTTPVTVEAMRLGAADVVDKLVDIEELTAKVESLLRQGRVSPGDIAPTASGASRHDVDLGSPRAVARPASGAERWADAVVRACQAPSDPRTMREWARAIGTNESTLRDWCNDADVRARHARDLTRVLRALLRARAGRGHLLAHLVAGDPRTLRALLARAELQLDAPGPPAVEEFLERQRFVPRDHPAVDALRRRLLRTLT